The Pygocentrus nattereri isolate fPygNat1 chromosome 17, fPygNat1.pri, whole genome shotgun sequence genome window below encodes:
- the LOC108410424 gene encoding uncharacterized protein LOC108410424, with protein MCLLQKKPATQQLQHNNMVLSGTLSAVLLCSLSLCLRGTETVDVDQNALARIISKLQKEYCPKQGDQFAVAINVPARYCSAGSNLDDGSFLKNDKPDAAKRDMNGVNKLYQGKELIGASRKSGNKKGFFHSEYLLLREPDPEHSPMKNLLNKNKDGCVIFYTYNSPCIGTCLYEEGDSNILDALYIFTGHQGPKAFVYNRIFKRDRTNYDLKEYLKKINEVPLYRCYPVHKPDHSPMPGHSRDRDRSPQPGHSHDRDRSRSPLSRSSDSDPYECHACIRLGEVAEQCIDINV; from the exons ATGTGCTTGCTTCAGAAAAAGCCTGCTACGCAGCAGCTACAGCATAACAACATG GTTCTCAGTGGAACTCTCAGTGCAGTCctgctctgttctctctctctctgtctgagagGAACCGAAACTGTAGATGTGGACCAGAATGCTCTGGCTCGCATCATCAGTAAACTTCAGAAAGA gTACTGTCCAAAGCAAGGAGATCAGTTTGCAGTGGCCATCAATGTCCCAGCTCGTTACTGCAGTGCAGGCTCTAATCTCGATGACGGCAGTTTCCTTAAAAATGACAAACCAGATGCTGCGAAAAGGGACATGAACGGTGTTAACAAGCTGTATCAAGGAAAGGAGCTGATTGGTGCGTCGCGAAAATCAGGcaacaaaaaagggttcttccactCAGAGTACCTTCTCCTCAGGGAACCAGATCCAGAACACTCCCCCATGAAGAACCTcctgaacaaaaacaaagacgGCTGTGTGATCTTCTACACCTACAACTCCCCCTGTATCGGTACCTGCTTATACGAGGAAGGAGATAGTAACATTCTCGATGCACTTTATATTTTTACTGGGCACCAAGGACCAAAAGCTTTTGTCTACAACCGGATATTTAAGCGTGATAGGACTAACTATGATCTAAAGGAAtacctaaaaaaaataaacgaaGTGCCGCTCTATCGTTGTTATCCTGTCCATAAACCTGACCATTCCCCTATGCCCGGCCATTCCCGTGATCGTGACCGTTCCCCTCAGCCTGGCCATTCCCATGATCGTGACCGTTCCCGTAGCCCTCTGTCCCGTAGCTCTGACAGTGACCCTTATGAGTGTCATGCTTGCATCCGTTTAGGCGAAGTAGCTGAACAGTGTATCGATATAAACGTATAA